Proteins encoded by one window of Gammaproteobacteria bacterium:
- a CDS encoding SGNH/GDSL hydrolase family protein, which yields MKNRTHRYQALVALVFSALVFSTTAYANDRFDRLVVFGDSLSDPGNAFVVLHEVSVPPYDLIPSAPYAIGGHHFSNGETWIEQYAKDVNLENTVGPALRAPGKFTNYATGAGRARPGDPFDLSSQVLSFLAGHSGTASADSLYVVYIGANDARDAIAALATDPSGASSTDIIGDAIEAITNNILILTSAGAREFLVPNVPNLALTPAIRLESPPVQAAAQSMSVAFNDALANTLAQLETHFPITIHKLDVYAILNDAVAHPDAYGFTEVAAPCITPGTTADPVCDQPDQFLFWDGIHPTRAGHAVLADQVEEVLPDHHHALRHHHFRK from the coding sequence ATGAAAAATCGTACTCATCGGTACCAGGCGTTAGTTGCTTTAGTCTTCTCTGCATTAGTTTTTTCCACCACTGCTTACGCGAACGATCGCTTCGACCGCCTGGTCGTCTTCGGCGACAGCCTATCCGACCCGGGAAATGCGTTTGTCGTGCTCCACGAAGTTTCGGTGCCGCCGTACGACCTGATCCCGAGCGCACCCTACGCCATCGGCGGTCATCACTTTAGCAACGGCGAAACCTGGATCGAGCAATACGCTAAGGACGTCAATCTGGAAAACACGGTCGGCCCAGCGTTGCGCGCCCCTGGTAAATTCACCAACTACGCCACCGGCGCCGGCCGCGCCCGTCCCGGCGATCCGTTCGATTTGTCGTCGCAGGTATTGTCATTCTTGGCCGGCCATTCCGGCACCGCCAGCGCCGACTCGCTCTACGTTGTGTACATCGGCGCCAACGACGCGCGCGATGCCATCGCCGCGCTCGCGACCGATCCGTCCGGCGCCAGCAGCACCGACATCATCGGCGACGCGATCGAGGCGATCACTAATAATATCCTCATCCTCACATCCGCCGGCGCCCGCGAATTTCTAGTCCCGAACGTACCCAACCTAGCGCTGACGCCCGCCATCCGCCTAGAAAGCCCGCCCGTGCAAGCGGCCGCGCAATCGATGTCGGTGGCTTTCAACGACGCGCTGGCCAACACGTTGGCGCAACTAGAAACCCATTTCCCGATTACGATTCACAAATTAGATGTGTACGCGATATTGAACGACGCCGTTGCCCATCCCGACGCCTACGGCTTCACCGAGGTCGCAGCGCCGTGCATCACGCCCGGCACAACGGCCGACCCCGTCTGCGACCAACCCGATCAATTTTTATTCTGGGACGGCATCCACCCAACGCGCGCCGGCCATGCCGTGTTGGCCGATCAAGTCGAAGAGGTACTACCAGACCATCACCACGCACTAAGGCACCACCATTTCCGAAAATGA
- a CDS encoding DUF2959 domain-containing protein, giving the protein MEKLGYEKRDILIDRVDDARKSQQQAKQQFESALAQFISVTNFSGGQLEQQYNKLKKAYEDSEEHADAVRKRVADVERVAGDLFDEWNKELKQYSNPDLRHSSERQLEATRSRYQKLITVMKRAEKKLDPVLAAYRDRYLVLKHNLNARAIASLRNERAKIESDIGALVTDMNRSINEADTFIKEMEADKS; this is encoded by the coding sequence ATGGAGAAACTCGGCTACGAGAAGCGCGACATTCTTATCGATCGTGTCGACGACGCGCGTAAATCGCAGCAACAAGCGAAGCAACAATTCGAATCGGCGCTCGCCCAGTTCATCAGCGTCACTAATTTCTCCGGCGGCCAGTTGGAGCAGCAGTACAACAAACTGAAGAAGGCTTACGAAGACAGCGAGGAGCATGCCGACGCCGTGCGTAAGCGCGTCGCCGACGTCGAACGGGTGGCGGGTGATTTGTTCGACGAGTGGAATAAAGAGCTCAAACAATATTCGAATCCCGACCTGCGCCACTCCAGCGAACGCCAGCTGGAAGCGACGCGTAGCCGCTATCAAAAACTCATTACCGTCATGAAGCGCGCCGAGAAGAAGCTCGATCCGGTACTCGCCGCGTACCGCGATCGCTACCTGGTGCTAAAGCACAACCTCAACGCCCGCGCCATTGCCTCGCTCCGCAACGAGCGCGCGAAAATCGAATCGGACATCGGCGCTTTAGTGACGGATATGAATCGCTCGATCAACGAAGCAGACACCTTCATTAAGGAGATGGAGGCAGATAAGAGTTAG
- a CDS encoding DUF692 domain-containing protein yields the protein MRRLGIGYRRELARWIDTRPAQISCLEITAEHFFDAGEERLKELRRDYPLFVHGLGLSLGTPGPLDAETLAQFVRVVKAADPLWISEHVAFTRTADVDLGHLNPVLPTEETLAIFADHARELLERCNKPLILENITSHLRLDGTMPETEFLNRLCDRSGCGLLLDVTNLYINARNHNFDPEQWLHEIDPKRIVQLHVVGYSKHNGRWEDLHAEAIQEDLLVLIANVLDYAPVQAVIVERDHHFPSPVEFAADLELLQAMLEPAHA from the coding sequence ATGCGGCGGCTAGGCATCGGTTATCGGCGTGAGCTGGCGCGCTGGATCGATACGCGTCCTGCGCAGATCAGTTGCCTGGAAATCACCGCCGAGCATTTTTTCGACGCCGGCGAGGAGCGCCTCAAGGAATTGCGCCGCGACTATCCGTTGTTCGTGCATGGCCTGGGACTATCGTTGGGCACACCCGGCCCACTCGATGCCGAAACGTTGGCCCAGTTTGTACGTGTCGTTAAGGCAGCCGATCCGTTATGGATCAGCGAGCACGTCGCCTTCACACGCACTGCCGATGTCGACCTCGGCCATCTCAATCCCGTCCTGCCAACAGAAGAAACGTTGGCCATCTTCGCCGACCATGCGCGTGAGTTGCTGGAGCGTTGCAACAAGCCGCTGATCCTCGAGAACATCACCTCGCACTTGCGGCTCGACGGAACGATGCCCGAGACCGAGTTCCTGAATCGGTTGTGCGACCGTTCCGGTTGCGGATTGTTGCTGGATGTAACCAATCTTTATATCAACGCCCGCAACCACAACTTCGATCCCGAGCAATGGCTGCACGAGATCGATCCGAAACGCATCGTGCAGCTGCACGTCGTCGGCTACTCGAAGCACAACGGCCGCTGGGAAGACCTGCACGCCGAAGCCATTCAAGAAGACCTACTGGTGCTGATCGCCAACGTCCTCGACTATGCGCCAGTGCAGGCAGTGATCGTCGAGCGCGACCACCACTTCCCGTCGCCCGTTGAATTTGCCGCCGACTTGGAATTGCTCCAGGCCATGCTAGAGCCGGCTCATGCCTGA
- a CDS encoding DUF4349 domain-containing protein — MKPVFILLIVFSTLIGCSGKEANPQAGRFAESPVAAEADGARNKYLAYEHSISVDTTEDGTSSLYEKIISTCKADKPNGCTLLDSNLTTGRSISAQIKIQAKPAGIKNIIGIVSAGGELINQATHVEDLALPITDNNKRLEMLKQYQLRLMKLEQKANNDVDALIKVSKELATVQSEIEQAAGQSVYLLERVNLEVLTISIGTHINRSFWSPIANAVADFSGDLSNGISSTVWALAYILPWSIILLIFVVIVRKLWRRKKI, encoded by the coding sequence ATGAAACCCGTATTCATTCTCTTAATTGTATTTTCGACGTTGATCGGCTGCAGCGGCAAAGAAGCCAACCCGCAAGCAGGACGCTTTGCCGAGAGTCCCGTTGCCGCCGAGGCAGATGGCGCTAGAAACAAATATCTGGCGTATGAACATTCCATCTCCGTCGATACAACGGAAGACGGCACAAGTAGCCTCTACGAAAAAATAATTTCCACGTGCAAGGCCGACAAGCCGAACGGTTGCACATTGCTTGATTCAAATCTAACAACAGGTCGCAGTATCTCGGCACAAATAAAGATTCAAGCGAAACCGGCTGGCATCAAAAATATCATTGGCATCGTTTCTGCCGGCGGCGAGCTGATCAATCAGGCAACGCACGTTGAAGATTTGGCGCTACCGATCACCGACAACAACAAACGCCTGGAGATGCTCAAGCAATACCAGCTGCGGTTGATGAAGCTCGAGCAAAAAGCGAATAACGACGTCGATGCACTGATTAAGGTTTCCAAGGAGCTGGCGACTGTCCAATCCGAGATTGAGCAAGCCGCGGGGCAAAGCGTTTATCTGCTGGAGCGCGTAAACCTTGAGGTTCTGACAATCTCTATCGGCACCCATATCAATCGTTCATTTTGGTCGCCGATTGCAAATGCCGTTGCAGATTTTTCCGGCGATCTATCGAACGGAATATCCAGCACCGTCTGGGCCCTCGCTTATATTCTGCCATGGTCAATCATACTTTTAATATTCGTTGTGATAGTTCGTAAGCTTTGGCGTCGCAAAAAAATATGA